The Acidobacteriota bacterium genome has a segment encoding these proteins:
- a CDS encoding 1-acyl-sn-glycerol-3-phosphate acyltransferase — translation MRTNLTYRLVRSFGRFLFRIAFRLTAEGAGHVPEEGGLIVAANHASYLDPLVLGAVFPRPVRFLMMRSFYEPWYLRWFCAPMGAIPIDTEGGTQLGSIKRALRALEGGEVVGIFPEGARSRDGSLQPFERGVAVLAARAGVPVVPAFIDGAHRAMPRGSALIRPRKIRVVLGEPLAPETGKDGSAEAGLHLRVERAVAALARKAA, via the coding sequence ATGCGGACCAACCTTACCTATCGCCTGGTGCGCTCCTTTGGGAGATTTCTCTTTCGAATCGCCTTTCGCCTTACGGCGGAGGGCGCCGGGCACGTTCCGGAGGAAGGCGGCCTCATCGTGGCGGCGAACCACGCCTCCTACCTCGACCCGCTCGTCTTGGGCGCCGTGTTTCCGCGCCCCGTCCGCTTCCTGATGATGCGTTCCTTTTACGAGCCGTGGTACCTGCGGTGGTTCTGCGCGCCGATGGGGGCGATCCCCATCGACACGGAGGGCGGGACACAGCTGGGGTCCATCAAGCGGGCGCTGCGGGCGCTCGAGGGGGGCGAGGTCGTCGGAATTTTTCCCGAGGGCGCGCGCAGCCGCGACGGCAGCCTCCAGCCATTCGAGCGGGGCGTCGCCGTTCTGGCGGCCAGGGCGGGCGTGCCCGTGGTGCCCGCGTTCATCGACGGCGCCCACCGCGCGATGCCCCGCGGAAGCGCCCTCATCCGCCCGAGGAAAATCCGCGTCGTCCTCGGTGAGCCCCTCGCGCCGGAGACAGGCAAGGATGGCTCCGCCGAAGCGGGGCTGCACCTGCGCGTCGAGCGGGCC
- a CDS encoding alanine--glyoxylate aminotransferase family protein encodes MSVGEFKPPSRILMGAGPSNVPNRVLRAMAAPTIGHLDPEYLRIMSETSALLREVFRTRNELTLVVSGAGSAGMEACVCSLIEPGDEMIVCVNGKFGARMQDIAERNGAVVHAIEAEWGEIFDPEVVAKTLKKYPKTKVFGIVHAETSTGTHQPVEEISKLVHEAGALFLLDTVTSLGGVEVAVDDWKVDACFSGSQKCLSCPPGLAPVTLSPAAVAAMEARKTKARNWYLDISMVREYWGEERVYHHTAPINMTYALREALRIVLEEGLEARIKRHELNHRALRAGLEAMGLRYVTKHAVPVLNPVYVPDGADDARVRRRLLEEFGIEVSAGLGPFKGKVWRIGIMGHTSRRRSVMLFLAALKAILIDEGVKLADGEVLASASSVYATRP; translated from the coding sequence ATGAGTGTTGGAGAGTTTAAACCGCCGTCGCGCATCCTGATGGGCGCGGGCCCGAGCAACGTGCCGAATCGCGTGCTCCGGGCCATGGCGGCTCCCACGATCGGGCACCTCGATCCCGAATACCTCCGCATCATGAGCGAGACGAGCGCGCTCCTGCGCGAGGTGTTCCGCACACGGAACGAGCTCACGCTCGTCGTCTCGGGCGCGGGAAGCGCGGGGATGGAAGCGTGCGTGTGCAGCCTTATCGAGCCCGGCGACGAGATGATCGTATGCGTGAACGGCAAGTTCGGCGCCCGGATGCAGGACATAGCCGAGCGCAACGGCGCCGTGGTCCACGCAATCGAAGCCGAGTGGGGCGAGATTTTCGATCCCGAGGTCGTCGCCAAGACCTTGAAGAAATACCCGAAGACGAAAGTTTTCGGCATCGTCCATGCCGAAACCTCCACGGGCACGCATCAGCCGGTCGAGGAAATTTCGAAACTCGTGCACGAGGCCGGCGCCCTGTTCCTCCTCGACACCGTGACGTCTCTCGGCGGCGTGGAGGTGGCCGTGGACGACTGGAAGGTCGACGCCTGCTTCAGCGGCTCGCAGAAGTGCCTCTCGTGCCCGCCGGGCCTGGCTCCCGTGACGCTCTCGCCGGCCGCGGTGGCCGCCATGGAAGCGCGCAAGACCAAGGCCCGGAACTGGTATCTCGACATCTCCATGGTGCGCGAGTACTGGGGCGAGGAGCGCGTCTATCATCACACCGCGCCCATCAACATGACGTACGCGCTGCGCGAGGCGCTGCGCATCGTTCTGGAGGAAGGGCTCGAGGCGCGGATCAAGCGGCACGAGCTGAATCACCGCGCCCTGCGCGCGGGGCTCGAGGCGATGGGGCTCCGCTACGTGACGAAGCACGCGGTTCCGGTGCTCAACCCGGTGTACGTTCCCGACGGCGCGGACGACGCGAGGGTGCGCCGCCGGCTCCTCGAGGAGTTCGGCATCGAGGTCAGCGCGGGGCTCGGCCCGTTCAAGGGGAAGGTCTGGCGGATCGGCATCATGGGGCACACGAGCCGCCGGCGTAGCGTGATGCTCTTTCTCGCGGCGCTCAAGGCGATCCTTATAGACGAGGGCGTCAAGCTTGCGGACGGCGAGGTGCTCGCGTCGGCATCTTCCGTATACGCGACCCGACCGTAA
- the ilvD gene encoding dihydroxy-acid dehydratase, protein MSKANLKIRSRLITDGDSRAPNRGMLRAVGFRDEDFEKPIVGVASTWSDITPCNMHIDQLAVEARKGIREGGGAGLTFGTITVSDGISMGTEGMKFSLASREVIADSIETVSQAERFDGLVAIGGCDKNMPGCLMAIARLGIPSVFVYGGTIKPGNYKGNDVDIVSIFEAVGRHNVGNISEEDFKGIECSACPGAGSCGGMYTANTMASAIEALGMGLPGGASVPAEEEEKKGECFRAGEAVIRMLERKIFPNDIMTKEAFENAIAVVMALGGSTNAILHLIAMADAVSVDLGLEDFERIAGKVPHLADLKPSGKHVMYDLYKVGGVPGVMKMLLEAGLLHGGCMTVTGKTLAENMKGAEGLQPDQKVIRSLKDPLRPTGPIVILRGNLATKGAVAKVSGLKVTSITGPAKVFDSEEDALKAILGDKIKKGDVMVIRYEGPKGGPGMREMLAPTSALIGKGLGKDVGLITDGRFSGGTHGMVVGHVSPEAQTGGVLAVVRDGDSITIDADKQLLQLNISPEETDKRLKSWKAPPLKYTRGVLYKYAKLVSSADRGAVTDSFS, encoded by the coding sequence ATGAGCAAGGCGAATCTAAAAATACGATCCCGTTTGATTACGGACGGAGACAGCCGGGCGCCCAACCGCGGCATGCTCAGGGCCGTGGGGTTCCGGGACGAGGATTTTGAAAAACCCATCGTCGGCGTGGCTTCCACGTGGAGCGACATCACGCCGTGCAACATGCACATCGACCAACTGGCCGTGGAGGCCAGGAAGGGCATAAGGGAGGGCGGCGGCGCCGGGCTCACGTTCGGAACCATCACCGTAAGCGACGGCATCTCGATGGGCACGGAGGGGATGAAGTTCTCGCTGGCGTCGCGCGAGGTGATCGCGGATTCCATCGAGACCGTAAGCCAGGCCGAGCGCTTCGACGGCCTCGTGGCCATCGGCGGCTGCGACAAGAACATGCCGGGATGCCTCATGGCCATCGCGCGGTTGGGCATCCCCTCGGTATTCGTCTACGGCGGCACGATAAAGCCCGGCAACTACAAGGGAAACGACGTCGACATCGTGAGCATCTTCGAGGCAGTCGGGAGGCACAACGTCGGGAACATCTCGGAGGAGGACTTCAAGGGAATCGAATGCAGCGCATGTCCCGGGGCCGGCAGCTGCGGCGGCATGTACACGGCGAACACCATGGCCAGCGCCATCGAGGCCCTGGGGATGGGCCTTCCGGGCGGCGCGTCCGTGCCGGCGGAGGAGGAGGAGAAGAAGGGGGAATGTTTCCGCGCCGGGGAAGCCGTGATCCGCATGCTGGAGAGGAAAATCTTTCCCAATGACATCATGACGAAGGAGGCCTTCGAGAACGCCATAGCGGTCGTGATGGCCCTGGGCGGCTCCACGAACGCTATCCTGCATCTCATCGCGATGGCGGACGCGGTTTCCGTGGACCTGGGGCTCGAGGATTTCGAAAGAATTGCCGGGAAAGTGCCCCACCTGGCCGACCTCAAGCCCTCGGGGAAACACGTGATGTACGACCTGTACAAGGTGGGAGGGGTTCCGGGCGTCATGAAAATGCTCCTCGAGGCGGGGCTCCTGCATGGCGGGTGCATGACGGTCACGGGGAAAACGCTCGCGGAGAACATGAAGGGCGCGGAAGGCCTACAGCCGGACCAGAAGGTCATACGAAGCCTTAAGGACCCGCTGCGCCCCACGGGCCCGATCGTCATCCTGAGGGGAAACCTGGCTACGAAAGGGGCCGTGGCCAAGGTGTCCGGCCTGAAGGTCACGTCCATAACGGGCCCCGCCAAGGTTTTCGATTCCGAGGAGGATGCACTGAAGGCGATCCTCGGGGACAAGATAAAGAAAGGCGACGTCATGGTCATCCGCTACGAGGGCCCCAAGGGGGGCCCCGGCATGCGGGAGATGCTCGCGCCGACCTCCGCGCTCATCGGCAAGGGCCTCGGAAAGGACGTGGGGCTCATCACGGACGGGCGGTTCTCCGGGGGCACCCACGGCATGGTCGTGGGGCATGTTTCTCCCGAGGCCCAGACGGGAGGCGTCCTGGCCGTTGTTCGCGACGGCGACAGCATCACGATCGACGCGGACAAGCAACTGCTTCAGCTGAACATAAGCCCGGAAGAGACGGACAAGCGATTGAAGAGCTGGAAGGCGCCGCCTCTGAAGTACACGCGGGGGGTCCTTTACAAGTACGCGAAGCTGGTGAGCTCGGCCGACCGGGGCGCGGTGACCGACAGTTTTTCATGA
- the ilvN gene encoding acetolactate synthase small subunit — translation MKEPFPKEEEREYTISMLVMNRFGLVSRVSGLISRRGYNINSFIAEATMNPDIYRMVIKVNATETGVAQLTKQIAKLIDVIRVSNSLGARYLERELILVKLKVPEGECDAFVRAANLPPRASVVETKGDRTLVAFHGTPDEVQALVKTLEPFGVEDIVKSGVTAIRWE, via the coding sequence GTGAAAGAACCCTTCCCCAAAGAGGAGGAACGCGAGTACACCATTTCGATGCTGGTGATGAACCGGTTCGGACTCGTGTCGCGCGTCTCGGGCCTCATCTCCCGCCGCGGCTACAACATCAACTCCTTCATCGCCGAGGCCACCATGAACCCGGACATCTACCGCATGGTCATCAAGGTGAACGCGACGGAAACCGGCGTCGCCCAGCTGACGAAGCAGATTGCGAAATTGATCGACGTCATCCGTGTCTCGAATTCCCTCGGCGCGCGCTACCTCGAGCGGGAGCTGATCCTGGTCAAGCTCAAGGTGCCCGAGGGGGAGTGCGACGCCTTCGTCCGGGCCGCCAACCTTCCCCCCCGGGCCAGCGTGGTCGAGACGAAGGGTGACAGGACGCTCGTCGCGTTCCACGGAACCCCCGACGAGGTGCAGGCGCTCGTCAAGACGCTCGAGCCCTTCGGGGTGGAAGATATCGTAAAGAGCGGCGTCACCGCCATCCGGTGGGAGTGA
- the ilvB gene encoding biosynthetic-type acetolactate synthase large subunit, whose amino-acid sequence MELSGAQIMAKCLELEGTKHIFGFPGGAIMPFYDALMDSKIRHYLVRHEQGAAHAADGYARTSDKAGVCVATSGPGATNLVTGLATALMDCSPVVAITGQVACPVIGTDAFQEIDVFGITLPATKHGYLVKDVRDLARAFKEAFHIALSGRPGPVVIDVPKDVQNQKTEFVYPDEVNLPGYHPEEAEEVDEEAVARACELVERAERPVLICGGGVVYSNATPELTAFVEKIDCPVAATLHGLSALPTAHPLALGMLGMHGSGYANNAVLKADLIINFGSRFDDRITGNLKTFAENAKVIHVDIDPSEIDKNVRADVGIVGDAKILLERFRESVTEKKRPEWLARIERWRKQYPKKVLDEKDGVNPMTILECISERGTDDVIVTTDVGQHQMWSAQLLRQGRPRYFVTSGGLGTMGFGLPAAVGAQVANPDKLVIAITGDGSIQMNIQELATVSTNKIPVKIVLMENKYLGMVRQWQEHFFDKRYSCTHLEGNPDFVKLASAYGIAGARVERNADVPAAIKKCLEHDGPYLLHMVIPEETNVYPLVPSGAPFTEAIGLEDAVR is encoded by the coding sequence ATGGAACTGAGCGGCGCGCAAATCATGGCGAAGTGCCTGGAGCTCGAGGGGACAAAGCACATCTTCGGCTTTCCCGGCGGGGCCATCATGCCCTTTTACGACGCGCTGATGGATTCGAAGATCAGGCACTACCTCGTCCGGCACGAACAGGGCGCCGCCCACGCGGCCGACGGCTACGCCCGCACGTCGGATAAAGCGGGGGTCTGCGTGGCCACGTCCGGCCCCGGCGCGACCAACCTCGTCACGGGACTGGCCACGGCGCTCATGGACTGCTCGCCGGTGGTCGCCATCACCGGGCAGGTGGCCTGTCCGGTCATCGGAACGGACGCGTTTCAGGAGATCGACGTCTTCGGCATCACGCTTCCCGCGACGAAGCACGGCTATCTCGTCAAGGATGTACGCGACCTCGCGCGGGCGTTCAAGGAAGCGTTCCACATCGCCCTGTCGGGCCGCCCCGGGCCCGTGGTGATCGACGTGCCGAAGGACGTTCAAAACCAAAAGACCGAGTTCGTGTATCCCGACGAGGTGAATCTGCCGGGGTACCATCCCGAGGAAGCCGAGGAGGTGGACGAAGAGGCCGTCGCTCGGGCATGCGAGCTGGTTGAGCGGGCCGAGCGGCCCGTCCTCATCTGCGGCGGAGGCGTGGTGTATTCCAACGCGACACCGGAGCTCACCGCGTTTGTCGAGAAAATCGACTGCCCCGTCGCGGCCACGCTCCACGGCCTCTCGGCGCTCCCCACGGCCCACCCCCTTGCGCTGGGGATGCTCGGCATGCACGGAAGCGGCTACGCGAACAACGCCGTGCTGAAGGCGGACCTGATCATCAATTTCGGAAGCCGCTTCGACGACCGCATCACGGGCAATCTGAAGACCTTCGCCGAAAACGCGAAGGTCATCCACGTCGACATCGACCCGTCCGAGATCGACAAGAACGTCAGGGCGGACGTGGGCATCGTGGGCGACGCGAAAATCCTGCTCGAGAGGTTCCGCGAGTCGGTGACGGAAAAGAAGCGTCCGGAGTGGCTCGCGCGGATCGAGCGCTGGCGGAAGCAGTATCCCAAGAAGGTGCTGGACGAGAAGGACGGCGTCAATCCCATGACCATCCTCGAGTGCATCTCCGAGCGCGGAACCGACGACGTAATCGTCACGACCGACGTCGGCCAGCACCAGATGTGGTCGGCCCAACTCCTCCGCCAGGGCCGCCCCCGCTATTTCGTGACATCGGGAGGCCTCGGCACGATGGGATTCGGGCTGCCGGCCGCCGTGGGGGCGCAAGTCGCCAATCCCGACAAGCTCGTCATAGCCATCACCGGAGACGGAAGCATCCAGATGAACATCCAGGAGCTCGCGACCGTTTCCACCAATAAGATTCCGGTAAAGATTGTCTTGATGGAGAACAAATACCTCGGCATGGTGCGGCAGTGGCAGGAGCATTTCTTCGACAAGCGCTATTCCTGCACCCACCTGGAGGGGAATCCGGATTTCGTGAAGCTGGCCTCGGCCTACGGGATCGCCGGAGCGCGCGTGGAGCGCAACGCCGACGTCCCCGCGGCCATCAAGAAATGCCTGGAGCACGACGGCCCATACCTGCTTCACATGGTGATTCCCGAGGAAACCAACGTCTATCCCCTTGTCCCGAGCGGCGCCCCCTTTACCGAGGCCATCGGCCTGGAAGACGCCGTCCGCTAA
- the ilvC gene encoding ketol-acid reductoisomerase, producing MKIYYDKDASLAPLKKKKIAVLGYGSQGHAHALNLRDSGLNVVVAEPAPRAKKAAQKEGFKVLSTPEAAKQADLISILLPDHIQEEVYKKEILPNLKKGNVLLFAHGFTIHFGQIKPPKDVDVIMVAPKAPGHIERRLFTEGKGIPCLLAVERNYSGKAKQLALAYAKGIGGTRAGVIETTFRDETETDLFGEQSVLCGGLSELIRAGFDTLVEAGYKPELAYFECLHEVKLITDLINEGGITWMRYSISDTAEYGDLTRGRRIITGETRREMKKILSEIQSGDFAKEWIMENRVSRPKFNALAKRDRQHPIEKVGLKLRRMMPWLEAKELKD from the coding sequence ATGAAGATTTACTACGACAAGGACGCGAGCCTCGCACCGCTCAAGAAGAAAAAGATCGCCGTCCTCGGATACGGGAGCCAGGGTCACGCCCATGCCCTGAATTTGCGGGACAGCGGACTCAATGTCGTGGTTGCGGAGCCGGCGCCCAGGGCCAAGAAGGCGGCCCAGAAAGAAGGCTTCAAGGTTCTGTCCACGCCGGAAGCGGCCAAACAGGCGGATTTGATCTCCATTCTTCTGCCCGACCACATTCAGGAGGAGGTCTACAAGAAGGAGATTCTGCCCAACCTGAAGAAAGGAAACGTTCTGTTGTTCGCCCACGGCTTTACCATCCACTTCGGGCAGATCAAGCCCCCGAAGGACGTGGACGTCATCATGGTCGCCCCGAAGGCGCCGGGGCACATCGAGCGGCGGCTCTTCACGGAGGGAAAAGGCATTCCCTGCCTCCTGGCCGTCGAGCGGAATTATTCCGGGAAGGCCAAACAGCTCGCCCTCGCGTACGCGAAGGGCATCGGCGGCACGCGCGCCGGTGTGATCGAGACCACCTTCCGCGACGAGACCGAGACCGACCTCTTCGGCGAGCAGTCGGTCCTGTGCGGCGGCTTGAGCGAGCTCATCCGGGCCGGGTTCGACACCCTCGTTGAGGCGGGCTACAAGCCGGAGCTCGCGTACTTCGAGTGCCTGCACGAGGTCAAGCTGATTACGGACCTCATCAACGAGGGCGGGATCACGTGGATGCGCTATTCCATCAGCGACACCGCCGAGTACGGCGACCTGACCCGCGGGCGGAGGATCATCACCGGCGAGACGCGGCGCGAGATGAAAAAGATTCTTTCCGAGATCCAGAGCGGCGACTTCGCCAAGGAATGGATTATGGAGAACCGGGTGAGCCGCCCCAAGTTCAACGCCCTGGCCAAGCGCGACCGGCAGCACCCGATCGAGAAGGTGGGCTTGAAGCTGCGCAGGATGATGCCGTGGCTCGAGGCCAAGGAACTCAAGGACTAA